The proteins below are encoded in one region of Hordeum vulgare subsp. vulgare chromosome 3H, MorexV3_pseudomolecules_assembly, whole genome shotgun sequence:
- the LOC123441387 gene encoding uncharacterized protein LOC123441387 produces MGVSGAVVWWEEWQLRVLVLCSLLIQYFLLAATVARKFPIRSYFRPFIWLAYLGSDAVAIYALAVLFNRHRKPQQPEEDGEGGGSRLLEVLWAPILLMHLGGQDGITAYNIEDNELWTRHILTSVSQVVVAVYVFWKSWSGSDMRLLQAATLLFILGILRCFEKPFALNRASINSLVSSGEPVWRSINTHKLKIDPLEDFIDKATNPAEENIYLLAPSMPADFTPHKLFVDLASPSANDRIRVLLSFSALDDNHAYCTLQNWISHTFRHLYTKQNWFLTASGRAGTNKRDREGNSVGFYVVGTRVLAVFLPFTAVALFQHSHREIYSEQDVKVTYVLLCCTAVLEICAFGTRFEITFIEVSSEPWDDTSDIETPEPSENISHIETPEPTELKPKYDDMVSQHSLIGLLVRNRKHSKMMSIVGFLRCNNVLHQHWHMNSCSSSFSITKLVLQYVKSGWKHHIKDVPSYRKFNDNRGQFTIQQQGCYQELGWSLEGAFDESVLLWHLATDFCYYDSLPSHHGSWCTKDFCHVYGCPAWCEGSDHHKRAVQCREMSNYMMYLLFVNPEMLMAGTRRNLFTVAYDELKSIDIQQSVEERELTSVMRRELIRNKERSITRKEDEQPENGIREKVGGTISQLEGDKQTQKERELSQRIIIALDGRGSPPTDGTQQKTGIINDAWTIAKVLSGLPEEKMWTMIEGVWVEMMCFSAARCRGYLHAKGLATGVEYLTYVWLLQYYMGMETLADKLQRADHHHHAPSTSGVSKEATQQEQAASPSRSSGSASQSAGHQGSDATATAQEIGEEMV; encoded by the coding sequence ATGGGTGTCTCGGGCGCTGTGGTATGGTGGGAGGAGTGGCAGCTGCGCGTCCTCGTCCTTTGTAGCCTGCTGATTCAGTACTTCCTCCTCGCTGCTACGGTCGCGCGTAAGTTCCCCATCAGATCCTACTTTAGACCCTTCATCTGGCTAGCGTATCTGGGTAGCGATGCGGTTGCAATCTATGCGCTCGCCGTCCTCTTCAACCGCCACAGGAAGCCGCAGCAGCCGGAGGAGGATGGAGAGGGCGGCGGCAGCAGGCTCCTGGAGGTGTTGTGGGCGCCTATCCTCCTGATGCACCTCGGTGGGCAGGACGGCATAACCGCCTACAACATCGAGGACAACGAGTTGTGGACGCGGCACATCCTCACCTCGGTGTCTCAGGTCGTCGTCGCCGTTTACGTCTTCTGGAAATCATGGTCAGGCAGCGACATGAGGCTGCTGCAGGCGGCAACATTGCTCTTTATTCTTGGTATCCTTAGATGCTTTGAGAAGCCCTTTGCTCTCAATAGAGCCAGTATTAACAGCCTTGTCAGCTCCGGCGAGCCTGTTTGGAGGTCAATCAACACACACAAGCTCAAGATTGATCCACTTGAAGATTTCATTGACAAAGCAACCAATCCTGCTGAGGAGAACATCTACCTTTTAGCACCATCCATGCCCGCTGATTTCACTCCGCACAAGCTATTTGTGGACCTCGCATCTCCTTCTGCTAATGATCGGATCAGGGTGCTACTGTCCTTCTCAGCACTTGATGACAACCATGCGTACTGTACGCTGCAGAATTGGATCTCTCATACCTTTCGGCACCTCTATACCAAACAAAACTGGTTCTTGACCGCGTCTGGCCGTGCAGGCACCAATAAGCGTGACCGTGAAGGCAACTCAGTGGGATTCTATGTTGTTGGTACTCGTGTACTTGCTGTATTCCTTCCTTTCACAGCCGTAGCCCTCTTCCAACATAGTCATAGAGAAATTTACAGCGAACAAGATGTCAAGGTTACGTATGTCTTGCTCTGTTGTACTGCTGTACTGGAGATTTGTGCCTTTGGTACAAGGTtcgaaataacattcatagaagtGTCTTCGGAGCCATGGGACGACACAAGCGACATAGAAACGCCGGAGCCATCGGAGAACATAAGCCACATAGAAACGCCGGAGCCAACAGAATTGAAGCCTAAATACGATGATATGGTTTCCCAGCACAGCCTTATAGGACTCCTTGTCCGTAACAGAAAGCACTCCAAGATGATGAGCATAGTGGGATTCCTGCGATGCAACAACGTCCTTCATCAACATTGGCACATGAATTCTTGCTCCTCATCCTTTAGCATTACAAAGTTAGTACTCCAGTATGTGAAAAGTGGGTGGAAGCACCACATAAAAGATGTTCCCAGTTACAGGAAATTCAATGATAACAGGGGCCAGTTCACTATTCAGCAACAAGGATGCTACCAGGAACTGGGATGGAGCTTAGAGGGGGCATTCGACGAGAGTGTTCTTCTCTGGCATCTCGCCACGGATTTCTGCTACTACGATAGTCTTCCATCTCACCATGGATCTTGGTGCACAAAAGATTTCTGTCATGTTTATGGATGCCCTGCTTGGTGTGAAGGATCTGATCACCACAAGAGGGCTGTACAATGCAGAGAAATGTCCAACTATATGATGTACCTACTGTTTGTGAATCCTGAGATGCTAATGGCCGGCACCAGACGTAATCTTTTTACAGTCGCATATGATGAACTCAAAAGCATCGACATCCAGCAATCAGTAGAGGAAAGAGAGCTTACATCAGTGATGCGAAGAGAACTCATCCGTAACAAAGAACGAAGCATCACCCGCAAGGAAGACGAGCAACCTGAGAACGGCATCCGTGAAAAAGTAGGGGGCACTATCAGCCAGCTTGAGGGAGACAAGCAAACTCAGAAGGAAAGAGAACTTTCTCAGAGGATAATTATTGCGCTGGATGGTAGAGGATCTCCACCTACAGATGGTACCCAACAGAAAACGGGAATCATAAACGATGCTTGGACTATTGCCAAAGTGTTGTCGGGTCTACCTGAAGAGAAGATGTGGACTATGATCGAAGGCGTCTGGGTGGAGATGATGTGCTTCTCTGCTGCAAGATGCAGAGGGTACTTGCACGCCAAGGGCTTGGCCACGGGCGTGGAGTATCTCACCTATGTTTGGCTCCTACAGTACTACATGGGGATGGAGACTCTGGCCGATAAACTGCAGAGGgcggatcatcatcatcatgctccTTCAACTTCTGGTGTCAGCAAGGAGGCCACTCAACAAGAGCAGGCTGCTAGTCCATCAAGATCAAGTGGCAGCGCCAGTCAGTCAGCCGGGCACCAGGGAAGTGATGCCACTGCCACTGCACAAGAAATTGGGGAAGAAATGGTCTGA